Proteins encoded by one window of Elaeis guineensis isolate ETL-2024a chromosome 12, EG11, whole genome shotgun sequence:
- the LOC105054622 gene encoding protein yippee-like At4g27745, with amino-acid sequence MAEVVGPRVYSCCKCRNHVCLHDDIISKAFQGRNGRAFLFSHAMNIVVGPKEDRQLITGLHTVADIYCRDCHEVLGWKYERAYEETQKYKEGKFIFEKSKIVKENW; translated from the exons ATGGCGGAAGTGGTTGGGCCTCGGGTTTACAGCTGCTGCAAATGTCGAAACCATGTCTGTCTTCACGATGATATAATTTCGAAAGCTTTTCAG GGAAGGAACGGGCGAGCCTTTTTGTTTTCTCATGCGATGAACATAGTCGTGGGGCCGAAGGAAGACAGGCAGCTCATAACAGGACTGCATACGGTTGCTGATATTTATTGCCGTGATTGCCACGAGGTGCTGGGATGGAAATATGAAAGAGCCTATGAAGAAACACAGAAGTACAAAGAAGGGAAGTTTAtatttgaaaaatcaaaaattgtgAAGGAGAATTGGTAG